A window of the Henckelia pumila isolate YLH828 chromosome 3, ASM3356847v2, whole genome shotgun sequence genome harbors these coding sequences:
- the LOC140886627 gene encoding protein FORGETTER 1 isoform X1: protein MGQPSLPPPPITPPLPPLPLPPPPPAQVGVGGGCQVRCAGCKMVLTVLPGLTEFVCPTCQLPQMLPPELMRANQSQAQSLQQRNATAQGIDPSKIQLSCANCKALLNVPHGLSRFNCPQCFISLAVDLSKAGQGLPSAPPLPLPEEVNEVAIEVEREEDEGGLAGETFMDYRPPKLSIGPPHPDPIVETSSLSAIQPPEPTYDLKIKADLERSKSLSCLQIETLVYASQRHLQHLPNGARAGFFLGDGAGVGKGRTIAGLIWENWHHGRRKALWISVGSDLKFDARRDLDDVGATCIEVHALNKLPYSKLDSKSVGVKEGVVFLTYSSLIASSERGRSRLHQLVQWCGQSDGLVVFDECHKAKNLVPEAGGQPTKTGEAVLDIQARLPQARVIYCSATGASEPRNMGYMVRLGLWGAGTSFVDFRHFLGAMEKGGVGALELVAMDMKARGMYVCRTLSYKGAEFEVVEVPLEAKMTDMYERSAEFWAELRVELLSASAVLVTERSNSSQLWRLYWSSHQRFFRHICMSAKVPAVVRLSKQGLLDDKCVVIGLQSTGEARTEEAVTKYGLELDDFISGPRELLLKFVEENYPLPEKPEPLPEESVIELQRKRHSATPGASFTGRVRKAAKWDDESEEESEWESETDTEPEVESDDEFQICDICSTEAERKKLLQCTSCSQLVHPACAIPPIEEVIYGDWYCHSCKEKTEEYLRARLAYHEEVMKRYEGAMERKLKILEIIRSLDLPNNPLDDIIDQLGGPDNVAEITGRKGMLVRASGGKGVTYQTRNTKDVTMEMVNMNEKQLFMDGKKLIAIISEAGSAGVSLQADRRAVNQKRRVHLTLELPWSADRAIQQFGRTHRSNQASAPEYKLLFTNLGGERRFASIVAKRLESLGALTQGDRRAGPSLSAYNYDSAYGKRALVMLYRGIMEQERLPVVPPGCSSPDTMQEFILKGKAALVSVGIIRDSVVGNGKDSGKISGRIVDSDMHDVGRFLNRLLGLPPDIQNRLFELFVSILDLIIQNARVEGHLDSGIVDMKANTIALQGTPKTVHVDSMSGASTVLFTFTLDRGMTWESSSTLLVEKQKDESCSSDNGFYESRREWMGKAHFILACENVASGMYKIYRPTIGESIREMPLAELKDKYRKISALERAQKGWEDEYDVSSKLCMHGSNCKLGNFCTVGRRTQEVNILGGLILPVWGTVEKALSKQARQSHKRIRVVRIETTSEGQRIVGLLIPNAAVGSVLQDLSWVQDIDE, encoded by the exons ATGGGGCAGCCGTCGTTGCCGCCTCCGCCGATTACCCCTCCTTTGCCGCCGCTGCCGCTACCACCACCACCGCCGGCGCAGGTCGGGGTCGGCGGGGGATGCCAGGTGCGCTGCGCCGGCTGCAAGATGGTGCTGACCGTGCTACCCGGGCTGACAGAGTTCGTGTGCCCTACATGCCAGTTGCCCCAGATGCTTCCTCCAGAGTTGATGCGTGCCAATCAGTCTCAAGCGCAGTCCCTGCAACAGAGGAATGCCACGGCTCAAGGAATTGATCCTTCCAAGATCCAGCTGTCATGCGCTAACTGCAAGGCATTACTCAATGTACCTCATGGGTTGTCGCGTTTCAATTGCCCACAGTGCTTCATTAGCCTCGCTGTTGATCTCTCCAAGGCAGGGCAAGGATTGCCTTCTGCCCCCCCTCTACCTCTCCCTGAAGAAGTCAATGAG GTTGCCATTGAAGTAGAgcgtgaagaagatgaaggTGGCTTGGCGGGAGAAACATTTATGGATTAT CGACCTCCAAAATTGTCCATTGGTCCTCCCCATCCAGACCCAATTGTGGAGACATCTTCCTTATCAGCAATACAGCCTCCTGAGCCCACTTATGATCTCAAGATTAAGGCTGATTTGGAACGTTCTAAGTCATTGTCATGCCtgcagattgaaacattggtcTATGCATCTCAG AGACATCTTCAGCACCTACCAAATGGTGCGCGAGCTGGATTTTTTCTTGGAGATGGTGCTGGGGTGGGTAAAGGAAGGACGATTGCTGGTTTGATATGGGAGAATTGGCACCATGGGAGAAGAAAAGCATT GTGGATTTCTGTTGGTTCAGACTTGAAATTTGATGCTAGAAGAGATTTGGATGATGTTGGTGCAACTTGTATAGAAG TGCATGCTTTGAACAAACTTCCATATTCTAAACTTGATTCGAAGTCTGTTGGCGTGAAGGAGGGAGTTGTTTTCTTGACGTATAGCAGCCTCATTGCATCTTCTGAGAGAGGTCGTTCTCGTTTGCATCAGCTCGTACAATGGTGTGGACAATCTGATGGACTAGTTGTATTTGATGAG TGCCACAAAGCAAAAAATCTTGTCCCCGAAGCTGGAGGGCAGCCAACAAAGACAGGTGAAGCCGTTCTTGATATTCAG GCCAGACTCCCTCAAGCTCGCGTCATTTATTGCTCTGCGACTGGTGCTTCTGAACCTCGCAATATGGGCTATATGGTTCGCCTTGGTCTTTGGGGAGCTGGAACATCTTTTGTTGACTTTCGTCACTTTTTAG GTGCGATGGAGAAGGGGGGTGTCGGAGCTTTAGAACTTGTTGCCATGGATATGAAAGCAAG GGGGATGTATGTTTGTCGAACGCTCAGCTACAAAGGTGCCgagtttgaagttgttgaagTGCCATTGGAAGCCAAAATGACG GACATGTATGAGAGATCAGCGGAATTTTGGGCTGAGTTGAGAGTGGAATTGCTCTCAGCTAGCGCAGTTCTTGTCACTGAGCGGTCTAATTCTAGTCAGTTGTGGAGATTATACTGGTCTAGTCACCAG CGCTTCTTCAGACACATTTGCATGTCAGCAAAGGTGCCGGCAGTGGTACGTCTTTCTAAACAAGGTTTGCTGGATGATAAATGTGTGGTAATAGGTCTACAAAGCACTGGAGAGGCACGCACAGAAGAAGCTGTAACAAAATAT GGTCTTGAACTCGATGATTTCATATCTGGGCCTCGCGAGTTGTTGCTGAAATTTGTTGAGGAAAATTATCCGCTGCCAGAAAAGCCTGAACCTCTCCCTG AGGAAAGTGTAATAGAGCTCCAAAGAAAGAGACACTCGGCGACACCAGGTGCTTCATTTACGGGGAGAGTGAGGAAAGCTGCCAAGTGGGATGACGAAAGTGAAGAAGAAAGCGAGTGGGAATCGGAAA CTGACACTGAACCTGAAGTTGAATCTGATGATGAGTTTCAAATCTGCGACATTTGCTCGACGGAAGCg GAAAGGAAGAAATTGCTTCAATGTACCTCCTGCAGCCAGCTTGTTCATCCTGCATGCGCAATTCCTCCAATTGAAGAAGTGATATATGGTGATTGGTATTGTCACTCGTGCAAGGAGAAAACTGAGGAATATCTACGTGCAAGACTTGCCTATCATGAAGAAGTGATGAAAAG ATATGAAGGAGCCATGGAGCGTAAATTGaaaatactggaaataataCGCTCATTGGATCTTCCTAACAATCCCTTGGATGACATTATTGATCAG CTTGGAGGCCCTGATAATGTCGCAGAAATAACCGGGAGGAAGGGTATGCTTGTCAGGGCTTCTGGAGGGAAAGGTGTGACCTACCAGACACGAAATAC GAAGGACGTGACAATGGAAATGGTGAATATGAATGAAAAGCAGTTGTTCATGGATGGTAAAAAACTTATAGCTATCATTTCTGAggctggctctgctggtgtttcTTTACAAGCAGATAGAAGAGCAGTCAATCAG AAAAGGAGAGTTCActtaactctagaactaccatgGAGCGCAGATCGAGCAATTCAACAGTTTGGAAGAACTCACCGGTCAAATCAAGCTTCAGCACCCGAATATAA GCTGCTTTTCACAAATCTTGGAGGTGAACGCCGGTTTGCATCCATTGTTGCCAAGAGACTAGAATCTCTTGGAGCATTAACGCAGGGAGACCGCAG GGCTGGGCCGTCTCTTAGTGCTTATAATTATGATAGTGCCTATGGGAAGAGGGCCTTGGTGATGTTGTATAGAGGAATCATGGAACAG GAACGCTTACCTGTTGTTCCCCCAGGGTGttcatctcctgatacaatgcaAGAATTCATTCTGAAGGGAAAAGCTGCTCTTGTGTCTGTAGGGATAATTAGAGACTCTGTTGTTG GTAATGGGAAGGACTCGGGAAAAATTTCTGGGCGTATTGTTGATTCAGATATGCATGATGTTGGTCGTTTCCTCAACCGACTTTTAGGCCTCCCACCCGATATTCAGAATAG GCTGTTTGAGTTATTTGTTAGTATCCTTGATCTCATCATTCAAAATGCACGTGTTGAAGGGCATCTAGACTCTGGGATCGTTGACATGAAAGCCAACACCATTGCATTGCAAGGAACTCCTAAG ACTGTTCATGTTGACAGTATGTCTGGGGCATCCACTGTGCTGTTTACTTTCACTTTGGACAGAGGAATGACATGGGAG TCTTCTTCCACATTGCTTGTGGAGAAACAGAAGGATGAATCTTGCTCTAGTGACAATGGATTCTATGAATCAAGGAGAGAATGGATGGGAAAGGCGCATTTCATATTAGCATGTGAAAA TGTTGCTTCTGGGATGTACAAAATATACCGTCCTACAATTGGCGAGTCTATCAG GGAGATGCCTTTAGCAGAACTTAAAGACAAATACAGAAAAATTTCAGCTTTGGAGAGGGCTCAGAAGGGCTGGGAGGATGAATATGACGTTTCATCTAAGCTG TGCATGCACGGTTCCAATTGTAAGCTGGGAAATTTCTGCACTGTTGGTAGAAGAACACAGGAAGTGAATATTTTGGGGGGTCTCATTCTTCCTGTTTGGGGAACTGTTGAAAAGGCACTTTCCAAGCAG GCTCGCCAAAGCCACAAGCGGATCCGGGTTGTACGTATAGAGACCACCTCAGAAGGTCAACGAATTGTTGGTCTTCTAATACCTAATGCAGCAGTTGGATCTGTGCTTCAAG ATCTTTCCTGGGTTCAGGACATTGACGAGTGA
- the LOC140886627 gene encoding protein FORGETTER 1 isoform X2: MGQPSLPPPPITPPLPPLPLPPPPPAQVGVGGGCQVRCAGCKMVLTVLPGLTEFVCPTCQLPQMLPPELMRANQSQAQSLQQRNATAQGIDPSKIQLSCANCKALLNVPHGLSRFNCPQCFISLAVDLSKAGQGLPSAPPLPLPEEVNEVAIEVEREEDEGGLAGETFMDYRPPKLSIGPPHPDPIVETSSLSAIQPPEPTYDLKIKADLERSKSLSCLQIETLVYASQRHLQHLPNGARAGFFLGDGAGVGKGRTIAGLIWENWHHGRRKALWISVGSDLKFDARRDLDDVGATCIEVHALNKLPYSKLDSKSVGVKEGVVFLTYSSLIASSERGRSRLHQLVQWCGQSDGLVVFDECHKAKNLVPEAGGQPTKTGEAVLDIQARLPQARVIYCSATGASEPRNMGYMVRLGLWGAGTSFVDFRHFLGAMEKGGVGALELVAMDMKARGMYVCRTLSYKGAEFEVVEVPLEAKMTDMYERSAEFWAELRVELLSASAVLVTERSNSSQLWRLYWSSHQRFFRHICMSAKVPAVVRLSKQGLLDDKCVVIGLQSTGEARTEEAVTKYGLELDDFISGPRELLLKFVEENYPLPEKPEPLPEESVIELQRKRHSATPGASFTGRVRKAAKWDDESEEESEWESETDTEPEVESDDEFQICDICSTEAERKKLLQCTSCSQLVHPACAIPPIEEVIYGDWYCHSCKEKTEEYLRARLAYHEEVMKRYEGAMERKLKILEIIRSLDLPNNPLDDIIDQLGGPDNVAEITGRKGMLVRASGGKGVTYQTRNTKDVTMEMVNMNEKQLFMDGKKLIAIISEAGSAGVSLQADRRAVNQKRRVHLTLELPWSADRAIQQFGRTHRSNQASAPEYKLLFTNLGGERRFASIVAKRLESLGALTQGDRRAGPSLSAYNYDSAYGKRALVMLYRGIMEQERLPVVPPGCSSPDTMQEFILKGKAALVSVGIIRDSVVGNGKDSGKISGRIVDSDMHDVGRFLNRLLGLPPDIQNRLFELFVSILDLIIQNARVEGHLDSGIVDMKANTIALQGTPKTVHVDSMSGASTVLFTFTLDRGMTWESSSTLLVEKQKDESCSSDNGFYESRREWMGKAHFILACENVASGMYKIYRPTIGESIREMPLAELKDKYRKISALERAQKGWEDEYDVSSKLLHSVVLHVNPVVE, from the exons ATGGGGCAGCCGTCGTTGCCGCCTCCGCCGATTACCCCTCCTTTGCCGCCGCTGCCGCTACCACCACCACCGCCGGCGCAGGTCGGGGTCGGCGGGGGATGCCAGGTGCGCTGCGCCGGCTGCAAGATGGTGCTGACCGTGCTACCCGGGCTGACAGAGTTCGTGTGCCCTACATGCCAGTTGCCCCAGATGCTTCCTCCAGAGTTGATGCGTGCCAATCAGTCTCAAGCGCAGTCCCTGCAACAGAGGAATGCCACGGCTCAAGGAATTGATCCTTCCAAGATCCAGCTGTCATGCGCTAACTGCAAGGCATTACTCAATGTACCTCATGGGTTGTCGCGTTTCAATTGCCCACAGTGCTTCATTAGCCTCGCTGTTGATCTCTCCAAGGCAGGGCAAGGATTGCCTTCTGCCCCCCCTCTACCTCTCCCTGAAGAAGTCAATGAG GTTGCCATTGAAGTAGAgcgtgaagaagatgaaggTGGCTTGGCGGGAGAAACATTTATGGATTAT CGACCTCCAAAATTGTCCATTGGTCCTCCCCATCCAGACCCAATTGTGGAGACATCTTCCTTATCAGCAATACAGCCTCCTGAGCCCACTTATGATCTCAAGATTAAGGCTGATTTGGAACGTTCTAAGTCATTGTCATGCCtgcagattgaaacattggtcTATGCATCTCAG AGACATCTTCAGCACCTACCAAATGGTGCGCGAGCTGGATTTTTTCTTGGAGATGGTGCTGGGGTGGGTAAAGGAAGGACGATTGCTGGTTTGATATGGGAGAATTGGCACCATGGGAGAAGAAAAGCATT GTGGATTTCTGTTGGTTCAGACTTGAAATTTGATGCTAGAAGAGATTTGGATGATGTTGGTGCAACTTGTATAGAAG TGCATGCTTTGAACAAACTTCCATATTCTAAACTTGATTCGAAGTCTGTTGGCGTGAAGGAGGGAGTTGTTTTCTTGACGTATAGCAGCCTCATTGCATCTTCTGAGAGAGGTCGTTCTCGTTTGCATCAGCTCGTACAATGGTGTGGACAATCTGATGGACTAGTTGTATTTGATGAG TGCCACAAAGCAAAAAATCTTGTCCCCGAAGCTGGAGGGCAGCCAACAAAGACAGGTGAAGCCGTTCTTGATATTCAG GCCAGACTCCCTCAAGCTCGCGTCATTTATTGCTCTGCGACTGGTGCTTCTGAACCTCGCAATATGGGCTATATGGTTCGCCTTGGTCTTTGGGGAGCTGGAACATCTTTTGTTGACTTTCGTCACTTTTTAG GTGCGATGGAGAAGGGGGGTGTCGGAGCTTTAGAACTTGTTGCCATGGATATGAAAGCAAG GGGGATGTATGTTTGTCGAACGCTCAGCTACAAAGGTGCCgagtttgaagttgttgaagTGCCATTGGAAGCCAAAATGACG GACATGTATGAGAGATCAGCGGAATTTTGGGCTGAGTTGAGAGTGGAATTGCTCTCAGCTAGCGCAGTTCTTGTCACTGAGCGGTCTAATTCTAGTCAGTTGTGGAGATTATACTGGTCTAGTCACCAG CGCTTCTTCAGACACATTTGCATGTCAGCAAAGGTGCCGGCAGTGGTACGTCTTTCTAAACAAGGTTTGCTGGATGATAAATGTGTGGTAATAGGTCTACAAAGCACTGGAGAGGCACGCACAGAAGAAGCTGTAACAAAATAT GGTCTTGAACTCGATGATTTCATATCTGGGCCTCGCGAGTTGTTGCTGAAATTTGTTGAGGAAAATTATCCGCTGCCAGAAAAGCCTGAACCTCTCCCTG AGGAAAGTGTAATAGAGCTCCAAAGAAAGAGACACTCGGCGACACCAGGTGCTTCATTTACGGGGAGAGTGAGGAAAGCTGCCAAGTGGGATGACGAAAGTGAAGAAGAAAGCGAGTGGGAATCGGAAA CTGACACTGAACCTGAAGTTGAATCTGATGATGAGTTTCAAATCTGCGACATTTGCTCGACGGAAGCg GAAAGGAAGAAATTGCTTCAATGTACCTCCTGCAGCCAGCTTGTTCATCCTGCATGCGCAATTCCTCCAATTGAAGAAGTGATATATGGTGATTGGTATTGTCACTCGTGCAAGGAGAAAACTGAGGAATATCTACGTGCAAGACTTGCCTATCATGAAGAAGTGATGAAAAG ATATGAAGGAGCCATGGAGCGTAAATTGaaaatactggaaataataCGCTCATTGGATCTTCCTAACAATCCCTTGGATGACATTATTGATCAG CTTGGAGGCCCTGATAATGTCGCAGAAATAACCGGGAGGAAGGGTATGCTTGTCAGGGCTTCTGGAGGGAAAGGTGTGACCTACCAGACACGAAATAC GAAGGACGTGACAATGGAAATGGTGAATATGAATGAAAAGCAGTTGTTCATGGATGGTAAAAAACTTATAGCTATCATTTCTGAggctggctctgctggtgtttcTTTACAAGCAGATAGAAGAGCAGTCAATCAG AAAAGGAGAGTTCActtaactctagaactaccatgGAGCGCAGATCGAGCAATTCAACAGTTTGGAAGAACTCACCGGTCAAATCAAGCTTCAGCACCCGAATATAA GCTGCTTTTCACAAATCTTGGAGGTGAACGCCGGTTTGCATCCATTGTTGCCAAGAGACTAGAATCTCTTGGAGCATTAACGCAGGGAGACCGCAG GGCTGGGCCGTCTCTTAGTGCTTATAATTATGATAGTGCCTATGGGAAGAGGGCCTTGGTGATGTTGTATAGAGGAATCATGGAACAG GAACGCTTACCTGTTGTTCCCCCAGGGTGttcatctcctgatacaatgcaAGAATTCATTCTGAAGGGAAAAGCTGCTCTTGTGTCTGTAGGGATAATTAGAGACTCTGTTGTTG GTAATGGGAAGGACTCGGGAAAAATTTCTGGGCGTATTGTTGATTCAGATATGCATGATGTTGGTCGTTTCCTCAACCGACTTTTAGGCCTCCCACCCGATATTCAGAATAG GCTGTTTGAGTTATTTGTTAGTATCCTTGATCTCATCATTCAAAATGCACGTGTTGAAGGGCATCTAGACTCTGGGATCGTTGACATGAAAGCCAACACCATTGCATTGCAAGGAACTCCTAAG ACTGTTCATGTTGACAGTATGTCTGGGGCATCCACTGTGCTGTTTACTTTCACTTTGGACAGAGGAATGACATGGGAG TCTTCTTCCACATTGCTTGTGGAGAAACAGAAGGATGAATCTTGCTCTAGTGACAATGGATTCTATGAATCAAGGAGAGAATGGATGGGAAAGGCGCATTTCATATTAGCATGTGAAAA TGTTGCTTCTGGGATGTACAAAATATACCGTCCTACAATTGGCGAGTCTATCAG GGAGATGCCTTTAGCAGAACTTAAAGACAAATACAGAAAAATTTCAGCTTTGGAGAGGGCTCAGAAGGGCTGGGAGGATGAATATGACGTTTCATCTAAGCTG TTACATTCTGTTGTACTACATGTCAATCCAGTTGTGGAATAG
- the LOC140886703 gene encoding metacaspase-4, with protein sequence MAKKAVLIGCNYPGTKAELKGCINDVKRMYSCLVERFGFAEEDITVLIDTDDSYTQPNGRNVRAALNELVNSAQPGDFLFVHYSGHGTRLPAETGEEDDTGYDECIVPCDMNLITDDDFRELVDKVPEGCRITVVSDSCHSGGLIDEAKEQIGESFKANSEGGGSGSGFGFKNFLRRQVEDAVESRGFHIPRELGFGGHHRRRHEEEEGEEESVEGPGDTYTKNKSLPLSTLIEILQQKTGKEDIDVGKLRPTLFDLFGEDSSPKVKKFMKIIFTKLQGQEGGESGGFLGMVGGLAQQFLQQKLEENDEGYAKPALETHVGSKQEAYAGVKQKGLPDSGILISGCQTDQTSADATPSGDASQAYGALSNAIQTILSESDGEVSNKELVLKARELLKQQGFTQRPGLYCGDDHADGPFVC encoded by the exons ATGGCGAAAAAGGCTGTCTTGATCGGCTGTAACTATCCGGGAACGAAAGCGGAGTTGAAGGGATGCATCAATGACGTCAAGCGAATGTACAGTTGTTTGGTTGAGCGATTCGGGTTCGCGGAGGAGGATATCACCGTGCTTATTGATACCGATGATTCCTACACGCAGCCCAATGGTCGGAATGTTAGGGCTGCTCTGAATGAACTGGTGAATTCTGCTCAGCCTGGGGACTTTCTCTTTGTGCACTACAGTGGCCACGGCACGCGTCTTCCGGCGGAGACCGGGGAGGAGGATGATACTGGCTATGATGAGTGCATTGTTCCCTGTGACATGAATCTTATAACTG ATGATGATTTCAGAGAATTGGTTGACAAAGTACCAGAGGGATGCCGCATCACCGTTGTGTCAGATTCGTGCCACAGTGGAGGCCTGATTGATGAGGCCAAAGAGCAGATTGGAGAGAGCTTCAAGGCAAATAGTGAAGGAGGAGGCAGTGGATCTGGCTTTGGATTCAAGAACTTCTTGCGTCGACAAGTTGAAGATGCGGTTGAGTCACGTGGATTTCACATCCCACGAGAATTAGGCTTTGGTGGCCACCATAGGCGACGCCACGAAGAAGAGGAAGGAGAAGAAGAGTCAGTAGAGGGGCCAGGGGACACCTACACAAAGAACAAATCTTTACCTCTATCAACTCTCATAGAGATACTCCAACAAAAAACCGGCAAGGAAGATATAGATGTGGGCAAGCTGAGGCCAACACTTTTCGACTTGTTTGGCGAAGATTCGAGCCCCAAGGTTAAGAAGTTTATGAAGATCATCTTCACTAAACTTCAAGGACAAGAAGGAGGTGAAAGCGGTGGGTTTTTGGGAATGGTGGGGGGTTTGGCTCAGCAGTTTCTGCAGCAGAAACTGGAGGAAAATGACGAGGGCTATGCAAAACCTGCCTTGGAAACACATGTTGGTAGCAAACAAGAAGCGTATGCGGGGGTTAAGCAGAAGGGGTTACCTGACAGTGGCATTCTCATCAGTGGTTGCCAAACTGACCAAACATCAGCCGACGCTACACCCTCGGGTGATGCCAGCCAAGCTTATGGGGCTCTGAGCAATGCCATTCAGACTATTCTTTCAGAGTCCGATGGTGAAGTGAGTAACAAAGAGCTGGTTCTGAAGGCGAGGGAGCTGTTGAAGCAACAGGGTTTTACTCAACGTCCGGGGCTCTACTGCGGTGATGATCATGCTGATGGTCCTTTTGTTTGCTGA
- the LOC140890279 gene encoding peroxidase 7-like, with product MRWVFVVALLPLLAAATASIVGGAKPKAVKPQAKPRVAALPAAAYLSPTYYMKSCPNLEGIIHQKVNAWVKKDYTMAPSIIRLHFHDCAIRGCDGSILLNYPGSERAAEASQSLRGFALIQEIKAEVERQCPKTVSCADILTAAARDATVLAGGPFWEVPFGRKDGRISLSKEANAVPQGHENVTSLLNFFDKLGLTFVDLVVLSGSHTIGRSTCASVKQRLYNFQGTGKPDPTMDPKYLNLLKTECRFDTNYVALDATTPRTFDVAYYQNLGKKMGLLSTDQLLYSDSRTGSLVSLIAAQPDFFFSQFAVSMVKVGNANVMTGKNQGEIRLNCNYVNH from the exons ATGAGGTGGGTTTTCGTAGTTGCTTTGTTACCTCTGTTGGCCGCGGCCACAGCCTCGATTGTGGGCGGCGCTAAACCGAAGGCAGTGAAGCCACAGGCAAAACCAAGAGTTGCAGCACTGCCTGCAGCCGCTTACCTATCGCCGACTTACTATATGAAGTCATGCCCGAATCTGGAGGGCATAATCCACCAAAAAGTGAATGCTTGGGTTAAAAAGGACTACACCATGGCTCCAAGTATCATTCGTCTCCATTTCCACGACTGCGCCATTAGG GGCTGCGACGGTTCAATACTGCTGAACTATCCTGGAAGCGAGAGGGCAGCAGAAGCGAGCCAGAGCCTCCGCGGGTTCGCGTTAATCCAAGAAATCAAGGCAGAAGTGGAGCGGCAGTGCCCCAAAACCGTTTCCTGTGCCGACATCCTCACCGCGGCGGCCAGGGACGCCACGGTTCTCGCTGGCGGCCCCTTCTGGGAAGTGCCGTTCGGCCGAAAAGACGGCCGCATCTCCCTCTCTAAGGAAGCGAACGCAGTCCCACAGGGCCACGAAAACGTCACTTCTTTACTCAACTTCTTCGACAAACTAGGCCTCACCTTCGTCGACTTGGTGGTTCTCTCTGGATCACACACCATCGGCAGAAGCACCTGCGCTTCCGTGAAGCAAAGGCTGTACAATTTCCAAGGAACCGGGAAACCTGATCCCACCATGGACCCAAAGTACTTGAATCTGCTGAAAACAGAGTGCAGATTCGACACTAATTACGTGGCTCTCGATGCGACCACGCCTAGGACATTCGACGTGGCTTACTATCAAAATCTTGGAAAGAAGATGGGATTGCTGTCTACGGATCAGTTGCTTTACTCAGACTCGCGAACAGGTTCGTTAGTATCTCTGATAGCGGCGCAGCCCGATTTCTTCTTTAGCCAGTTTGCTGTGTCGATGGTGAAGGTGGGAAATGCTAATGTTATGACAGGGAAGAATCAAGGTGAAATCAGGTTGAACTGCAACTATGTTAACCATTGA
- the LOC140886230 gene encoding peroxynitrite isomerase Rv2717c — protein sequence MAANFMPPSPTSPQSSVHPAVQPLSYLLGSWKGNGEGSFPTISPFRYSEELQFSHSPNKPVIAYSSKTWRLGSGEPMHAESGFWRPKPDGTIEVVIAQSTGLVEVQKGTYDAKQRSVKLKCSLVGNATKVKEITRVFDMVDGELSYEVEMATNVTSLQTHLKASLKKL from the exons ATGGCTGCAAATTTCATGCCGCCGTCGCCTACGTCGCCTCAGTCTTCTGTTCACCCGGCTGTGCAGCCGTTGTCGTATTTGCTCGGCTCATGGAAAGGAAATGGGGAAGGGAGCTTCCCCACAATCTCACCTTTTCGTTACTCTGAAGAGCTTCAGTTTTCTCACTCTCCAAACAAG CCCGTGATAGCTTACTCATCAAAGACTTGGAGATTGGGCTCCGGAGAGCCTATGCACGCGGAAAGCGGCTTCTGGCGGCCGAAACCTGACGGGACAATTGAGGTTGTGATTGCTCAGAGCACTGGTCTAGTTGAAGTCCAG AAAGGGACATATGATGCAAAACAGAGAAGTGTAAAGCTCAAGTGCTCACTTGTTGGAAATGCCACCAAG GTGAAAGAGATAACTAGAGTCTTCGACATGGTTGACGGAGAATTGTCTTATGAGGTTGAAATGGCAACAAATGTCACGAGTCTCCAGACACACTTGAAAGCCTCACTTAAGAAGCTTTGA